GAGGTTGTACGCAAAGACGGGGAATCTTATATCCTTAGGAAAGAAGATCTATTTCGTAAATTTTCCTGGATAGGCAAGCGGTTTCCTTCTACCGTCGATCCCAAAATGTTAGTGGATATGACTTTTTCCAATTTGTACTCTGGAATAAAAGAATCTGAAGTAGATTTGGCGTGTATCATGGCTGCTCGAGCCTGTATAGAAAAAGAGCCGGATTATGCTTTTGTAGCTTCTGATTTGTTGATGGACATAGTTTACCGTGAAGCTTTGGGAACAGGTATCACCAATCCCGATTTAGAGGATATTCAGAGAAAGTATTTTAAGGAGTATATCAAACAAGGAGAAAAGTACAGGTTAAACCCAGCTTTGGCTGATTTTGATCTTGACAAGTTGGCAAATGCTTTGGATTTAAATAGGGATCGAAGATTTGCTTACATGGGAGCGCAGAATCTGTATGATCGTTATTACAATCAGCTCGATGGTAGACGCTTAGAAACTGCTCAAATTTTTTGGATGCGGGTAGCTATGGGGTTAGCTTTGAATGAGGGTGCCCAAAAAGAAGATCAAGCTATAGCTTTTTATCGCTTAATTTCAGATTTTCGCTATGTTCCAGCAACTCCAACGCTTTTCAATTCTGGGACTGTACATTCTCAACTTAGTTCTTGTTACTTGTCTATGGTTAAGGATGACTTGAACCATATTTTTAAATTGATCTCCGACAACGCCTTGTTATCAAAATGGGCTGGAGGATTAGGCAATGACTGGACGTCCGTAAGAGCTACTGGGGCTCACATAGCTGGTACTAACGGGAAAAGCCAGGGTGTTATTCCGTTCATAAAAGTGGTAAATGATACAGCCATAGCTGTGAATCAAGGGGGAAAAAGAAAGGGTGCTGCTTGCGTATACATGGAGGTTTGGCACTACGATTACGAAGATTTTCTAGATCTGCGTAAAAATACGGGAGATGATAGACGGCGCGCCCATGATATTAACACAGCTAGCTGGATTCCGGATCTCTTCTTCAAAAGGTTGCTAGCGAATCAAAAGTGGACTCTGTTCAGTCCAGATGAGGTTCCTGGTTTGCATGAAGCTTACGGTCGGGAGTTTGAAGTTTTGTACGAAGAGTACGAAAGAAAGGCTGCAAATGGAGAAATTAAAATTCACAAAACTGTAGAAGCCGCATCTCTTTGGCGCAAGATGTTGAGCATGTTGTATGAAACAGGCCATCCTTGGATGACATTTAAAGATCCCTCTAATGTTCGGTCTGCACAGGACCATTGTGGGGTAGTTCGTTGTTCTAACTTATGCACGGAAATTTTACTAAATTCATCTGAAGAGGAAACTGCCGTATGTAATTTAGGGTCTGTCAATCTGGCTGAGCATTTTACAAATGGTAAGTTAGATGAAAATAAATTAGCAGAAACAGTTTCTGTTGCTATCCGCATGCTAGACAACGTAATAGATTTAAATTTTTATCCTATTCCTGAAGCTAGGAAGGCTAACTTTACCCATAGAGCTGTAGGTCTAGGCGTAATGGGCTTTCAAGATGCCTTATACATGCAAAATATAGGGTATGCCCAAGAGGAAGCTGTCACTTTTGCAGATGAAAGTATGGAGTTGATTTCCTACTACGCTATTTTGGCTTCTGCAAATTTAGCTAAGGAGCGAGGAGTATATAAATCTTACAAGGGATCCAAATGGGATCGAGGTTTGTTGCCTATAGATACTATAGAGCTATTAGGGAAAGTTCGTGATGAGGGCAATCTGGTTCAAGATAGATCCAGTAAAAAGGATTGGACCCCTGTCAGAGAGGCTGTAAAAATGTATGGTATGCGCAACTGCCAGGTAATGGCCATAGCACCGACAGCAACAATATCAAATCTTGTAGGGGTTACTCAGTCAATAGAGCCTACGTACAAACACTTATTTGTAAAATCTAATATTTCGGGAGAGTTTACTATTCCCAATGTGCATTTGATTCAGAAACTAAAAGAACGAGGGTTGTGGGATGATGATATGCTCGATGATCTCAAATATTTTGACGGTTCTTTATCCGAAATAGAAAGAGTTCCTGATGACCTTAAGAAGATATTCCTTACGGCTTTTGAAATTGACCCAGATTGGTTAATAGAGTGTGCTTCGCGAAGGACTAAATGGATAGATATGGGGATATCTTTGAACCTATATCTTGGTGAGCCCGATGGTAAGAAGTTATCCAATATGTACATTAACGCATGGAAGAAAGG
This sequence is a window from Chlamydiifrater volucris. Protein-coding genes within it:
- a CDS encoding ribonucleoside-diphosphate reductase subunit alpha is translated as MAEAEIQEDKCSIVKRNGMFVPLSRDRISRALEAAFRDTKQLGNEAPLPENLELTISDITAKVVKEVVEKINEGQVVTVERVQDIVESQLYRSGMQDVARDYIVYRDNRKSYRESRWGKVVVIRRDGTKVRFNPMKISSALEKAFRATLDGGAGSEAVPTINSLTESIIEELFLIHSDAEIGLHIETIQDVVEKTLMSFGHYEVAKSYILYREARARVRSKSEGSSVAIEEVYEVVRKDGESYILRKEDLFRKFSWIGKRFPSTVDPKMLVDMTFSNLYSGIKESEVDLACIMAARACIEKEPDYAFVASDLLMDIVYREALGTGITNPDLEDIQRKYFKEYIKQGEKYRLNPALADFDLDKLANALDLNRDRRFAYMGAQNLYDRYYNQLDGRRLETAQIFWMRVAMGLALNEGAQKEDQAIAFYRLISDFRYVPATPTLFNSGTVHSQLSSCYLSMVKDDLNHIFKLISDNALLSKWAGGLGNDWTSVRATGAHIAGTNGKSQGVIPFIKVVNDTAIAVNQGGKRKGAACVYMEVWHYDYEDFLDLRKNTGDDRRRAHDINTASWIPDLFFKRLLANQKWTLFSPDEVPGLHEAYGREFEVLYEEYERKAANGEIKIHKTVEAASLWRKMLSMLYETGHPWMTFKDPSNVRSAQDHCGVVRCSNLCTEILLNSSEEETAVCNLGSVNLAEHFTNGKLDENKLAETVSVAIRMLDNVIDLNFYPIPEARKANFTHRAVGLGVMGFQDALYMQNIGYAQEEAVTFADESMELISYYAILASANLAKERGVYKSYKGSKWDRGLLPIDTIELLGKVRDEGNLVQDRSSKKDWTPVREAVKMYGMRNCQVMAIAPTATISNLVGVTQSIEPTYKHLFVKSNISGEFTIPNVHLIQKLKERGLWDDDMLDDLKYFDGSLSEIERVPDDLKKIFLTAFEIDPDWLIECASRRTKWIDMGISLNLYLGEPDGKKLSNMYINAWKKGLKTTYYLRSMGATSVEKSFTDVNKRGIQPRWMKNKSASTSIVVERVSTPKACSMEEGCEACQ